The following are encoded in a window of Halorarum salinum genomic DNA:
- a CDS encoding glycosyltransferase — translation MNIVYYVDDFPKLSESFILNEIYELSQLGHNVAVCALQKPECKIEHNEFDELNVPISYVKTPTYKDITQLLSKKVWNLQMFKDSFYYASPLDHAANFFRAKQCIEFVDSLKWDPEHFHSHFATISKFGALYASNYYNEPFTITTHAYDLYKEPIGTYTKQLLQQSDRIVTISEYNKRYIQDRFTSNTPIDVIHAGIRPEKFASTQSSQQNRVLTISRFVEKKGLPYALEAVEMVSDEIPELEYHIIGSGEMEDELIRKVEQLGIGENVDFLNKVTDQRLIIELDEARCYLLPCIIPNSGDRDGIPVSLMEAMAMKTPPVSTSISGIPELVDHGQNGLLTEPENAEALADALLKLLQDEFKWNAYAESASRKITREFNIKKEVCKLENTFQATQTLK, via the coding sequence ATGAACATCGTATATTATGTTGATGATTTTCCGAAACTCTCTGAGAGCTTTATCCTCAACGAAATTTATGAACTGAGTCAACTTGGCCATAACGTTGCGGTATGTGCTCTGCAGAAGCCAGAATGCAAAATTGAACACAATGAATTTGACGAATTAAACGTTCCAATATCATACGTAAAGACTCCAACATATAAAGATATCACACAGCTTCTTTCCAAAAAAGTGTGGAATCTTCAAATGTTCAAAGATTCCTTCTATTATGCCTCCCCACTGGACCATGCCGCAAACTTCTTTCGAGCAAAGCAATGCATTGAATTCGTGGATTCACTTAAGTGGGATCCTGAACACTTCCATTCACATTTCGCGACTATTTCAAAATTCGGAGCATTATATGCGTCAAATTACTATAATGAGCCATTTACGATAACAACCCACGCATACGATCTCTATAAGGAACCGATTGGCACATATACCAAACAATTACTACAACAGTCCGATAGAATTGTGACGATTTCAGAATACAATAAACGTTATATTCAAGATCGGTTTACATCGAATACTCCGATAGACGTCATACATGCTGGAATTCGACCGGAGAAATTCGCCTCAACACAATCTTCACAGCAAAACAGGGTTCTGACAATCTCACGCTTTGTTGAGAAGAAAGGATTGCCATATGCGCTCGAGGCAGTTGAAATGGTTTCGGATGAGATACCGGAACTAGAATACCATATCATTGGATCGGGTGAAATGGAGGATGAACTCATTCGAAAGGTAGAACAGCTCGGGATCGGGGAAAATGTAGACTTTCTAAACAAGGTTACTGATCAAAGGTTGATTATAGAGCTAGACGAAGCCCGATGTTACTTATTACCGTGTATAATTCCAAATTCAGGAGATAGAGATGGAATACCTGTTTCTCTCATGGAGGCAATGGCGATGAAGACACCACCAGTGTCAACATCTATTTCAGGAATTCCTGAATTGGTTGACCACGGCCAAAACGGTCTTCTGACTGAACCAGAGAATGCGGAAGCATTAGCCGATGCTCTACTTAAGTTGCTACAAGACGAATTTAAATGGAATGCATACGCGGAGTCAGCATCTAGAAAAATTACGAGAGAGTTCAATATCAAAAAAGAGGTGTGCAAACTAGAAAACACTTTCCAGGCGACCCAGACTTTGAAGTAA
- a CDS encoding glycosyltransferase yields the protein MSCGDDLFENLAIAHWGEHVNGGGDRVAWELARVFENAPLYVGWQDESIEPNDIETEQVISSRLLEWALRRGGALRMFAHLLGWQKAEPLRDYDVLVTSGNEPLFYVPPTEQVWVSYVHHTNRRQSDQIDEVEDGLLGSLKLLFYYLVRVAFDHNTHKPDLFLANSEQVKRRMIRYWGVPEEKIDVVYPPVDTDAYSPDDAETGDYYLTLSRLDWHKNVGEIVKGFNELSDATLVVAGDGPDRAKLEAMAGTNIEFRGYVSEEEKKELLAGAKAFIFNGRDEDFGISPVEALAAGTPLLGVREGMTQYQVIDGKNGYAHVRDGETGRSISEAVHELEAEGVQWNDDEIATFADRFSVKLFHVRINEAVRKAIDSADTTPEWYNDLLHELSTQPVERGYTDE from the coding sequence ATGAGTTGTGGTGACGATCTGTTCGAGAATCTGGCTATCGCGCACTGGGGTGAACACGTCAATGGTGGTGGGGATAGAGTTGCATGGGAACTGGCCCGTGTGTTCGAAAATGCACCGTTGTACGTCGGCTGGCAAGACGAGAGCATCGAACCGAACGACATCGAAACTGAACAGGTAATCAGCAGTCGACTACTTGAGTGGGCACTCCGAAGAGGTGGCGCTCTCCGCATGTTCGCACACCTCCTCGGTTGGCAAAAGGCCGAACCGCTTCGTGACTACGACGTTCTCGTCACGAGTGGCAACGAACCACTGTTCTATGTGCCGCCGACTGAGCAAGTGTGGGTTTCCTACGTCCACCATACGAACCGCCGGCAGTCCGACCAGATCGACGAAGTGGAAGACGGACTCTTGGGTTCGCTCAAACTCCTGTTCTACTATCTCGTTCGCGTTGCATTCGACCACAACACGCACAAGCCGGACCTGTTCCTGGCGAACTCGGAGCAAGTCAAACGCCGGATGATCCGATACTGGGGCGTCCCAGAAGAGAAAATCGACGTCGTCTATCCACCTGTCGACACGGACGCCTACTCGCCCGATGACGCCGAGACCGGCGACTACTACCTCACGCTCTCACGACTGGACTGGCACAAGAACGTTGGCGAAATTGTCAAGGGGTTCAACGAACTTTCAGACGCAACGCTCGTCGTTGCCGGTGACGGCCCGGACCGGGCCAAACTTGAGGCGATGGCCGGCACCAACATTGAATTCCGTGGCTACGTCAGCGAAGAGGAGAAGAAGGAGTTGCTCGCTGGTGCGAAAGCTTTCATCTTTAACGGTAGAGACGAGGACTTCGGGATATCGCCCGTCGAAGCGCTCGCTGCTGGTACTCCACTGCTCGGCGTTAGGGAGGGGATGACCCAGTATCAGGTGATCGACGGGAAAAATGGGTACGCGCACGTTCGTGATGGTGAAACTGGTCGATCCATCTCCGAGGCAGTTCACGAGCTCGAAGCGGAGGGTGTCCAGTGGAACGATGATGAGATCGCAACGTTCGCTGATCGATTCTCCGTCAAGTTGTTCCACGTCCGGATCAATGAAGCTGTCAGGAAGGCAATCGATTCTGCAGACACCACGCCAGAGTGGTATAACGATCTCCTACACGAGTTATCGACTCAGCCCGTGGAACGGGGATATACCGACGAATGA
- a CDS encoding sulfatase-like hydrolase/transferase, translating to MTRNVVLICLDTVRHDYFEQYGTRLKARSDHSFDECRTASTWSVSSHASMFTGSLPHRHGFLTATPELDTLDPEETFLQELGDYRTVGISANPYASPIFGFDELFDDFFHITSSMPHPDGLSPSKFWHESDMNGFKRYFEFLRSCLVHDHPAKSIANGVRSQSENLFRKLPVAKPFDDGCSRILKRAKRELNRSDDSTFLFVNVMDAHGPLTNVHGYDQSLLSDRSRRITPNLNALRMNMDGTIDEHTREIEAYRELYSAAVEYISRRVAEFCESVDKDTAVVVTADHGEQLGDDEQDQYFGHVTPDMTEPLLHVPLEVVNATLDINESEYISHLDLGQLITAIATEKSFERKRPLAAEVAGLGVAHPPTDHEQLEYWNRSSRCIYLDEVKYVWDSLGAAYRFERRDGGYGSKAEINVGDIPAEATDVFSVDIADLKENRRTQELTDDVESQLEELGYL from the coding sequence ATGACTCGGAATGTCGTGCTAATCTGTCTCGATACAGTACGACACGACTACTTCGAACAGTACGGAACTCGGCTCAAAGCCCGATCTGACCACTCGTTCGACGAGTGTCGGACTGCAAGCACGTGGAGCGTTTCGAGCCACGCGAGCATGTTTACCGGATCACTCCCGCACCGACACGGGTTTCTCACCGCAACCCCGGAGTTAGACACACTAGATCCGGAGGAGACGTTTCTGCAGGAACTGGGCGACTATCGAACCGTAGGGATCAGTGCAAACCCGTACGCCAGCCCCATCTTCGGATTCGATGAGTTGTTCGACGACTTCTTCCATATTACGTCCTCAATGCCGCACCCCGATGGGTTGTCTCCCTCGAAGTTCTGGCATGAATCAGATATGAATGGGTTCAAACGGTATTTCGAGTTCCTTCGTTCATGTCTCGTTCACGACCATCCCGCAAAGAGCATCGCCAATGGTGTTCGCTCCCAATCTGAGAATCTATTCCGGAAACTCCCTGTGGCGAAGCCGTTTGACGACGGTTGCAGCAGAATTCTGAAGCGCGCAAAGCGCGAACTGAATCGGTCTGATGACTCTACGTTTCTCTTTGTTAACGTCATGGACGCTCATGGACCGTTGACGAATGTCCACGGGTACGACCAATCGCTGCTTTCTGATCGGAGCCGAAGAATAACGCCAAACCTGAACGCACTTCGGATGAACATGGATGGAACTATTGACGAACATACCCGGGAAATAGAGGCTTATCGTGAGCTATATTCGGCAGCAGTGGAGTATATATCGCGTCGAGTGGCTGAGTTTTGCGAGTCGGTAGACAAGGATACGGCCGTTGTGGTCACCGCAGACCACGGTGAACAGCTCGGCGATGACGAACAGGACCAGTATTTCGGTCACGTGACGCCTGATATGACCGAACCACTCCTACATGTCCCTCTCGAAGTGGTCAACGCGACGCTGGATATCAATGAGTCTGAGTATATCTCGCATCTTGATCTTGGACAGCTCATAACGGCAATTGCGACTGAGAAATCTTTCGAAAGAAAACGACCGCTGGCCGCGGAAGTCGCAGGCCTTGGAGTTGCACACCCACCGACTGACCACGAGCAATTAGAGTACTGGAACCGGTCTTCGAGATGCATATATCTCGACGAAGTGAAATATGTCTGGGACTCACTCGGTGCTGCCTACCGCTTCGAACGTCGGGACGGTGGGTACGGTTCGAAAGCCGAGATCAATGTCGGTGATATTCCGGCAGAAGCGACCGACGTTTTCTCAGTCGATATAGCGGACCTGAAGGAAAACAGACGGACGCAAGAACTCACAGATGATGTCGAATCCCAACTCGAGGAACTTGGGTATCTCTAA
- a CDS encoding sulfatase-like hydrolase/transferase produces the protein MNSVILLTVDSLRADRATPDCLSESLNILEKDYTKFENAYSYGVATPFAFPGIIAGTHPEGNGKIPTDATTLAEGIPGESTGYGNNGYLREDRGYAQGFTYFDENPSIDGKGGISFVDRVARRLQKITVVRESMIAKTVYNRYLRDPLPLSSVPADGMTKLVKNALEGESNEFIWGHWMDPHLPYHPETAIDPPEDVPSLEELEDIRDRISAADASALTESELRLSRELYDANVRYYDRYFSNLLSWMKKQHWYDDALIVVVSDHGEYFGEHGQLFHTWDIDPYDEAVHTPLWVKYPGQEDAGDVFNHVVGHGDIIATVADVLETHSLDPPEHTTPLSEESGRHVVSVSNTVKRLKENDGVYLIRRDGSEDEYGEVSEDGKDFAKKLNSPECRNSKGDAIGIEEAERRRRLENLGYR, from the coding sequence ATGAACTCCGTGATTCTTCTCACGGTTGACTCACTCCGGGCAGATAGAGCAACCCCTGATTGCCTAAGCGAGTCACTCAATATTCTTGAGAAAGATTATACAAAATTCGAAAATGCCTATTCATACGGTGTCGCGACTCCGTTTGCATTTCCGGGAATCATCGCCGGCACTCACCCTGAGGGCAACGGAAAAATTCCAACTGACGCTACCACGTTAGCTGAGGGTATCCCCGGAGAGTCAACTGGCTACGGGAACAATGGATACCTACGCGAAGACCGAGGTTATGCCCAGGGATTTACATATTTCGATGAGAATCCCTCTATAGACGGAAAAGGCGGTATCTCCTTCGTTGACCGCGTCGCGAGACGATTACAAAAAATCACCGTGGTTCGTGAGTCGATGATAGCGAAAACCGTCTACAATCGCTATCTTCGTGACCCCCTCCCGTTATCCTCCGTGCCCGCTGACGGGATGACAAAATTGGTTAAGAACGCCCTTGAGGGCGAGTCTAACGAGTTCATCTGGGGTCATTGGATGGATCCCCACTTACCGTACCATCCTGAAACGGCTATCGACCCACCGGAGGACGTACCCAGTCTTGAGGAGCTAGAAGACATCAGAGACCGAATTTCTGCCGCTGATGCCAGTGCGCTCACTGAGAGTGAACTCAGACTTTCTCGTGAGCTCTATGACGCCAATGTACGCTACTACGACAGATACTTCTCGAACTTACTCAGCTGGATGAAAAAACAGCATTGGTATGATGACGCGCTAATTGTAGTCGTCTCTGATCACGGCGAGTATTTCGGCGAACACGGCCAACTGTTCCATACCTGGGATATCGACCCCTATGACGAGGCTGTTCACACTCCTCTCTGGGTGAAGTATCCGGGTCAAGAGGACGCTGGCGACGTATTCAACCACGTAGTCGGCCATGGCGACATAATAGCTACCGTCGCCGACGTGCTCGAAACTCACTCGCTTGATCCGCCAGAACACACGACCCCACTCAGCGAGGAGTCAGGTCGGCACGTCGTGAGTGTTTCGAACACGGTCAAACGCCTGAAAGAGAATGACGGTGTATACCTCATACGACGAGACGGTAGCGAGGACGAATATGGCGAGGTTTCAGAAGATGGGAAGGATTTTGCCAAAAAACTCAATTCACCAGAGTGTCGGAATTCAAAAGGTGATGCAATCGGTATCGAAGAAGCTGAGCGTCGACGCCGCCTAGAGAATCTTGGATATAGATAG
- a CDS encoding glycosyltransferase family 2 protein yields the protein MNTELGSGSLNFLGVSIVIPVYEQPDLLTEALDSVRAQTFNNFEAIVVDDNSDTNIQPIVDRYGDWARLIVHDVNEGAAEARNTGIEASHGTYIAFLDADDVWHPTKLEKQYAVFEESNEELGLVYTGFVQKEIDGTEWVRHPEEAGDIYLKELERDRIHPTSTVMIRRECLDSVGVFDSSLSSRQDYDLWIRITEHYDVGYVDDLLVEKREQSDSISKNFDSRIQGDLTVFEKVRERVANQDFLTRTRVLSYHHHVIGRDYESNGNRWKALQHLALAILRYPVRPISWAMFVIALLGIDRNGQLLTLAKNYIR from the coding sequence ATGAATACAGAGTTAGGTAGCGGTTCGTTGAATTTCCTCGGAGTAAGCATCGTCATTCCAGTTTACGAACAACCGGATCTCCTCACCGAAGCACTCGACAGCGTCCGCGCCCAGACATTCAACAATTTCGAAGCTATCGTTGTAGACGACAACTCTGATACAAATATCCAACCAATCGTTGACCGGTACGGGGACTGGGCACGATTGATTGTCCACGACGTGAACGAAGGTGCAGCGGAAGCTCGAAACACGGGTATTGAGGCTTCTCACGGCACTTACATCGCTTTTCTGGACGCAGATGACGTGTGGCATCCGACGAAGCTGGAAAAACAGTATGCCGTGTTTGAGGAGAGCAACGAGGAACTCGGATTGGTCTATACGGGCTTCGTACAAAAAGAGATTGACGGAACCGAGTGGGTGCGACATCCAGAAGAAGCGGGGGACATATACCTGAAGGAGTTGGAGCGAGACCGTATCCACCCGACGTCAACGGTGATGATTCGGCGAGAGTGTTTAGACAGCGTTGGGGTATTCGATTCTTCGCTTTCAAGCAGACAAGACTACGACCTGTGGATTCGAATCACGGAGCACTATGACGTTGGATACGTAGATGACCTACTTGTTGAGAAACGCGAGCAGTCAGACAGCATTTCAAAGAACTTTGACAGTCGAATCCAGGGAGATTTGACCGTATTTGAGAAGGTTCGGGAGCGTGTAGCCAATCAAGACTTCCTCACAAGGACTCGAGTCTTGTCCTACCACCACCACGTCATCGGTCGTGACTACGAATCAAACGGAAATCGCTGGAAAGCTCTACAACACCTGGCCCTCGCAATTCTCCGATACCCAGTGAGACCGATTTCGTGGGCGATGTTCGTGATTGCACTATTGGGTATTGACAGGAACGGACAACTTTTGACGTTGGCTAAAAACTACATCCGGTAG